From Xiphophorus hellerii strain 12219 chromosome 6, Xiphophorus_hellerii-4.1, whole genome shotgun sequence, the proteins below share one genomic window:
- the LOC116720977 gene encoding zinc finger protein 391-like: protein MSSVQQLRDFIRQRLTAAAEEIFTQVEKTIFRYEEEIKLLETCWNKPQIKTTRTERPNHRFHGEHGVQTDQSASEDPGEPEPPRLQRNQQERRPPPHPDSQKEPKYSCLNQNQQEAEPPQEEPRCAEVKEELDEAEPPTGPNQEEVKEDQPELLQIKEEEEEEEACGSQQVEQFILKQEHFDFTEPLSQEADLSEGEPNIQRLYAVSFPSAGNQNHEERSFPTSDATVSTADKSVKCDVCGKVFKKKHHFNRHQRIHSGVRPYACTICGKGFTQSGHLKNHIRTHTGERPFSCDTCGKSFSQVVSLNVHMRIHTGERPYACEICGKSFTVVTNLNFHRGTHADERPFPCETCGKGFGNYTSLKAHRRIHTQGRMHFCETCGKSFTKNAALKVHMRTHTGERPYLCERCGKCFISKGDLKAHVRTHTGERPFTCGTCGKSFIQRGTLNVHMRSHTAGTNANAD from the exons ATGTCTTCAGTTCAGCAGCTGAGGGATTTTATCAGACAGAGACTAACTGCTGCTGCGGAAGAAATCTTCACTCAGGTAGAAAAAACCATCTTCCGCTACGAGGAGGAGATTAAACTGCTGGAAACCTGCTGGAATAAACCTCAGATAAAAACAACCAGAACCG AGCGCCCAAATCATCGTTTCCATGGTGAGCATGGGGTTCAAACAGACCAGAGCGCCAGTGAAGACCCGggggaaccagaacctccacgTCTCCAGAGGAACCAGCAGGAACGCAGGCCTCCCCCTCATCCAGACAGCCAGAAGGAACCAAAATATTCCTGCTtgaatcagaaccagcaggaagcAGAACCTCCACAGGAGGAGCCGCGGTGTGCAGAGGTTAAAGAGGAGCTGGACGAAGCAGAACCTCCGACTGGACCGAACCAGGAGGAGGTTAAAGAGGATCAACCCGAGCTGCTGCAGAttaaagaggaggaagaggaggaggaggcgtgCGGCAGCCAGCAGGTGGAGCAGTTCATCCTGAAGCAGGAGCACTTCGACTTCACCGAGCCTCTGAGTCAGGAAGCCGACCTCAGTGAGGGAGAACCCAACATCCAGCGTCTGTACGCCGTCAGCTTCCCTTCGGCTGGGAACCAGAACCACGAAGAACGCAGCTTCCCCACGTCTGACGCGACGGTGTCCACCGCCGATAAATCGGTCAAATGCGACGTTTGTGGGAAAGTCTTTAAGAAGAAGCATCACTTCAACCGCCATCAGAGGATCCACTCAGGCGTGCGGCCGTACGCTTGTACGATCTGCGGGAAAGGCTTCACGCAGAGCGGCCACCTGAAGAACCACATCAGGACCCACACCGGCGAGCGGCCCTTCTCCTGCGACACCTGCGGGAAAAGCTTCTCTCAGGTGGTCAGCCTGAACGTCCACATGCGGATCCACACCGGAGAGAGGCCATACGCCTGCGAAATCTGCGGCAAAAGTTTTACGGTGGTGACCAACCTGAACTTCCACAGGGGAACCCATGCGGACGAGAGGCCGTTCCCCTGTGAGACCTGTGGGAAGGGCTTCGGGAACTACACGTCGCTCAAAGCCCACCGCAGGATCCACACGCAGGGCCGGATGCATTTCTGCGAAACCTGCGGGAAAAGCTTCACCAAAAACGCAGCGCTGAAGGTCCACATGAGGACGCACACGGGCGAGAGGCCGTACCTCTGTGAACGCTGTGGGAAATGTTTCATCAGTAAGGGGGACCTGAAAGCTCACGTTAGAACGCACACCGGCGAGAGGCCGTTCACCTGCGGgacctgtgggaaaagtttcatcCAGAGAGGAACTCTGAACGTCCACATGAGGAGCCACACTGCAGGAACAAACGCCAACGCTGACTGA
- the LOC116721011 gene encoding zinc finger protein 1 homolog, whose translation MSSVQQLRDFIRQRLTAAAEEIFTQVEKTIFRYEEEIKLLETCWNKPQIKTTRTVVPKQHEDEEEEVLTDSQLCNQMMSLNEDQEQKEAPQESDSNEELEHQLLKEEPEASLVKEEQQEVCCSQEGQQMDRVYFTQTMTLQQIDFSEEEPNFEHLNSNNVFALENQDEAGSYSPALGCRSRMVPSESFKCHVCGKVFQSKYNTLRHLRVHSGEKPFSCKICGKVFTQNSHLKEHMKRHTGVKPFSCETCGKCFSRRFNLKVHRKTHTGSKFIPCEICGKSFQERCYIRFHMQTHTCERPYSCLTCNESFSSLSELNCHRRVHRALRDLQ comes from the exons ATGTCTTCAGTTCAGCAGCTGAGGGATTTTATCAGACAGAGACTAACTGCTGCTGCGGAAGAAATCTTCACTCAGGTAGAAAAAACCATCTTCCGCTACGAGGAGGAGATTAAACTGCTGGAAACCTGCTGGAATAAACCTCAGATAAAAACGACCAGAACCG TCGTCCCAAAGCAAcatgaagatgaggaagaggaggttcTCACTGACAGCCAGCTCTGTAATCAGATGATGAGTTTGAATGAGGATCAGGAGCAAAAAGAGGCTCCACAAGAGAGCGACAGCAACGAGGAGCTGGAACATCAGCTGCTGAAGGAGGAACCAGAAGCTTCACTGGTTAAAGAGGAACAGCAGGAAGTCTGCTGCAGTCAGGAGGGACAGCAGATGGACAGGGTTTATTTTACTCAGACTATGACTCTGCAGCAAATTGATTTCAGTGAAGAAGAGCCAAACTTTGAGCATCTCAACTCTAACAATGTTTTTGCTCTGGAGAACCAAGATGAAGCAGGAAGCTACAGTCCTGCGTTAGGGTGTCGGTCCAGAATGGTTCCAAGTGAATcctttaaatgtcatgtttgtggGAAAGTCTTTCAATCGAAGTATAACACGTTGCGACACCTCAGAGTCCACTCAGGCGAGAAGCCATTCTCCtgtaaaatatgtggaaaagtCTTCACACAAAACTCTCACTTGAAAGAGCACATGAAAAGGCACACAGGTGTCAAGCCCTTTTCCTGTGAAAcctgtgggaaatgtttttccagacgttttaatttaaaggttcacagaaaaacacacacaggcagcAAGTTTATTCCATGTGAAATCTGTGGGAAAAGCTTTCAGGAAAGATGCTACATTAGATTCCACATGCAGACCCACACATGTGAGCGGCCATATTCATGTCTAACATGCAATGAAAGCTTTAGCAGTCTGAGTGAACTGAACTGTCACCGGAGAGTCCACAGAGCTCTGAGGGATCTCCAGTGA
- the LOC116721008 gene encoding zinc finger protein interacting with ribonucleoprotein K-like — protein MSSVQQLRDFIRQRLTAAAEEIFIQVEKTIFRYEEEIKLLETCWNKPQIKTTRTVVPKQHEDEEEEVLTDSQLCNQMMNLNEDQEQKEAPQESDSNEELEHQLLKEEPEASLVKEEQQEVCCSQEGQSLDFTQTMTLQQTDFSEEEPNIEHLDSNNVSALENQDEAGSYSPVLASWAETVPDESCECHVCGRVFKSQYNMVRHLRDHSGEKPLCCQICGKVFVQTCHLKEHLQMHTGAKPFSCEICGKCFTRKSSLKVHRKTHTGDKPYSCETCGKCFSRSFCLKVHRKTHTGVKPFSCEICGKSFREKWYLKFHRKTHTAERPYSCQTCDESFNSMNELICHQKVHKPLREFW, from the exons ATGTCTTCAGTTCAGCAGCTGAGGGATTTTATCAGACAGAGACTAACTGCTGCTGCGGAAGAAATCTTCATCCAGGTAGAAAAAACCATCTTCCGCTACGAGGAGGAGATTAAACTGCTGGAAACCTGCTGGAATAAACCTCAGATAAAAACGACCAGAACCG TCGTCCCAAAGCAAcatgaagatgaggaagaggaggttcTCACTGACAGCCAGCTCTGTAATCAGATGATGAATCTGAATGAGGATCAGGAGCAAAAAGAGGCTCCACAAGAGAGCGACAGCAACGAGGAGCTGGAACATCAGCTGCTGAAGGAGGAACCAGAAGCTTCACTGGTTAAAGAGGAACAGCAGGAAGTCTGCTGCAGTCAGGAGGGACAGAGTCTTGATTTTACTCAGACTATGACTCTGCAACAAACTGATTTCAGTGAAGAAGAACCAAACATTGAGCATCTCGACTCTAACAATGTTTCTGCTCTGGAGAACCAAGATGAAGCAGGAAGCTACAGTCCTGTGTTAGCGAGTTGGGCCGAAACTGTCCCAGATGAGTCCTGTGAATGTCATGTCTGCGGGAGAGTCTTTAAATCTCAGTACAACATGGTGCGACATCTCAGAGACCACTCAGGGGAGAAGCCGCTGTGCTGTCAAATATGTGGAAAAGTGTTTGTACAGACATGTCATTTGAAAGAGCACCTACAAATGCACACAGGTGCCAAGCCCTTTTCCTGTGAAATCTGTGGGAAATGTTTCACCAGGAAATCTAGCCTGAAAGTTCACAGAAAAACTCACACAGGTGACAAGCCTTATTCATGTGAAACCTGTGGGAAATGTTTTAGCagaagtttttgtttgaaagttCACAGAAAAACCCACACAGGCGttaagcctttttcatgtgaaatCTGTGGGAAAAGCTTCCGTGAAAAATGGTATTTGAAATTCCACAGGAAGACCCACACAGCTGAGCGGCCATATTCCTGCCAAACATGCGATGAAAGCTTTAATAGTATGAATGAACTGATTTGTCACCAGAAAGTCCACAAACCTCTGAGGGAGTTCTGGTGA